The Saccharothrix violaceirubra genome segment GGTACCAATACCAGCGGAACTTGCGGTCCTTCAGCCTGATCGACAGGGCACCGAGGACGGCGTGCGCGAGCTTGGCCATGCGAGGGTCACCTCCTTCCGACCGGAGTCGCGGTGCGGACGGCGGTCACGGTGAACTCGGGCGGCGCGAGCGAAGCGCCCACCCGGGGGAGTACGCCGCGTGACGTGACGACGAGGTCGCGTCCCTCGTGCAGCAACCCGACCAGTTCCTCGACCAGCCCGGTCGCCAGGCCCGCGCCCGTGCACGCGTGCGGGCCGTGCCCGAACGGGATGAAGCCGCCGGTCACCTGGCCCGACCAGCGGTCCGGGCGGAACTCGTCGGCGTCGGGCCACTGCCGGGGATCGCGGTGCACGAGGTACGGGCACGCGACGACCTCGTCGGTGACCGTGACCCGTTCCGCGCCCAGGCGGTGCGGGTGGCGGGGCTTGCGGCCGAACGCCCACGCCACGGGCCACAGCCGTAGCGACTCGCGGACCACCCACGACGGAGGCCGGTCCCGTTGGTCGGGGTGTTCGCCGAGCAGGTACACCGACCACGCCAGCAGGAAACCGGTCGCGCCCACGGTCGCGAACAGGAAGCTCAGGTACACCTCGGCGAGCGCGGCCGGGGGTTCACCAGGCGCGGCACGGGCCAGCACGCCGAGCAGTTCGTCATCCGAGGCGCGGACAAGGGCGGCACGCAACGCTCGCCCCACACGGCGGCGGAACCAGGCACGGGATACCGGGTCGTGCCGCTCGGGTCCGCGCACGCGCACGCCCCGCCGGACGATGTCGGCGACCAGTACCCGCAGGTTTGGTTCACCGGCGAACGCGTCCGCGAAGTACCGCAGCAGCAACAGGTTCGCCGCGTCCGGCCACGGCACGCGCTCACGCAGGCACCGGTCGACGAGCGAAGGCAGCCTCGACCGCGACCGGTCGACGAAGTCCTGGAGGAACGCCCGCCCGGCCCGGCCGAGGGCGACCTGGGCGTCACGGTCGGTGACCGCCGTGGTGCGGGAGTAGAAGAAGTCCGAGTGGTCGACGTACCGGTCGCCGTCGTTGCGCAGCACGGCCCGCGCGAGGTCCGCGTCCATCA includes the following:
- a CDS encoding cytochrome P450; amino-acid sequence: MSDASDKHYLDLLESMTANPGDGVFRRGRGQVFVMDADLARAVLRNDGDRYVDHSDFFYSRTTAVTDRDAQVALGRAGRAFLQDFVDRSRSRLPSLVDRCLRERVPWPDAANLLLLRYFADAFAGEPNLRVLVADIVRRGVRVRGPERHDPVSRAWFRRRVGRALRAALVRASDDELLGVLARAAPGEPPAALAEVYLSFLFATVGATGFLLAWSVYLLGEHPDQRDRPPSWVVRESLRLWPVAWAFGRKPRHPHRLGAERVTVTDEVVACPYLVHRDPRQWPDADEFRPDRWSGQVTGGFIPFGHGPHACTGAGLATGLVEELVGLLHEGRDLVVTSRGVLPRVGASLAPPEFTVTAVRTATPVGRR